A genomic segment from [Flavobacterium] thermophilum encodes:
- the ackA gene encoding Acetate kinase: protein MAKVLAINAGSSSLKFQLFDMPAETVLTKGVVERIGFDDAIFTIVVNGEKQREVTSIPNHAVAVKLLLDKLIRYGIIRSFDEIDGIGHRVVHGGEKFSDSVLITDEVIKQIEEVSELAPLHNPANLVGIRAFQEVLPNVPAVAVFDTAFHQTMPEQSFLYSLPYEYYTKFGIRKYGFHGTSHKYVTQRAAELLGRPIEQLRLISCHLGNGASIAAVEGGKSIDTSMGFTPLAGVAMGTRSGNIDPALIPYIMEKTGMTADEVIEVLNKKSGMLGISGISSDLRDLEKAAAEGNERAELALEVFANRIHKYIGSYAARMCGVDAIIFTAGIGENSDVVRAKVLRGLEFMGVYWDPVLNKVRGKEAFISYPHSPVKVLVIPTNEEVMIARDVMRLANL from the coding sequence ATGGCAAAAGTGTTAGCCATTAATGCGGGAAGTTCTTCGTTGAAATTCCAATTGTTTGACATGCCGGCGGAAACGGTGTTAACGAAAGGAGTCGTCGAGCGGATCGGCTTTGACGACGCGATTTTTACGATCGTCGTGAACGGGGAGAAACAGCGGGAAGTCACTTCCATCCCGAACCATGCCGTGGCGGTGAAACTGCTGCTTGACAAACTGATTCGCTATGGCATCATCCGGTCATTTGACGAAATTGACGGCATCGGCCACCGCGTCGTCCACGGCGGGGAGAAGTTCAGCGATTCGGTGTTGATCACCGATGAGGTGATAAAACAAATCGAAGAAGTGTCCGAGCTCGCTCCGCTTCATAACCCGGCCAACCTCGTCGGCATCCGCGCGTTTCAGGAAGTGCTGCCGAACGTGCCGGCCGTCGCCGTTTTTGATACGGCGTTTCACCAAACGATGCCGGAACAGTCGTTTTTGTACAGCTTGCCGTATGAGTATTACACGAAATTCGGCATTCGCAAGTACGGCTTCCATGGCACGTCGCACAAATACGTCACCCAGCGGGCGGCGGAGCTTCTCGGCCGGCCGATCGAGCAGCTGCGCCTCATCTCGTGCCATTTAGGCAACGGGGCGAGCATCGCGGCGGTCGAAGGCGGCAAATCGATCGACACGTCGATGGGCTTTACGCCATTAGCGGGCGTCGCGATGGGGACGCGCTCTGGCAACATCGACCCGGCGCTTATCCCATACATTATGGAAAAAACAGGAATGACCGCTGATGAAGTGATTGAAGTGCTGAATAAAAAGAGCGGCATGCTCGGCATCTCCGGCATCTCGAGCGACTTGCGCGACTTGGAAAAAGCGGCCGCCGAAGGAAATGAGCGCGCGGAACTTGCGCTGGAAGTGTTTGCGAACCGCATTCATAAATACATCGGCTCGTATGCGGCGCGCATGTGCGGCGTCGACGCCATCATTTTCACCGCCGGCATCGGCGAAAACAGCGATGTCGTGCGCGCCAAAGTGCTGCGCGGCCTTGAGTTCATGGGCGTCTACTGGGATCCGGTGTTAAACAAAGTGCGTGGCAAAGAAGCGTTCATCAGCTACCCGCACTCGCCGGTCAAAGTGCTCGTCATCCCGACGAACGAAGAGGTCATGATCGCCCGTGATGTCATGCGGCTGGCGAATTTGTAA
- a CDS encoding Type I restriction-modification system methyltransferase subunit, which translates to MMTPVERLFAVLDETARILQEELQCTYLEAVAETGENLFHGDVLQDEVSELNAKRLKKQYRELGLEQFQNEHIRKAFQLAVLKGMRQHVQPNHQMTPDAVSVFLAYLVRQFTRPHLALTILDPAVGTANLLTAVLNGLGGRQAKSYGADVDDLLVKLAYVNANLQQHPVQLFNQDSLRPLFVEPADVVVCDLPVGYYPDDANASRFALKAKEGRSYAHHLLIEQSLRYTKDGGYLFFLIPNTLFSSPQAEQLNEFLKETAIVQGLLQLPLSMFKHEQAAKSIFILQKKGPMAKAPKQVLLAELPRFSNKTAMQAMMAKIDAWIAGEKGR; encoded by the coding sequence ATGATGACACCCGTTGAACGGCTGTTTGCCGTCTTGGATGAAACGGCCCGCATTTTGCAGGAGGAGCTGCAATGCACGTATTTGGAAGCTGTCGCGGAAACAGGGGAAAATTTGTTTCACGGCGACGTGCTGCAAGATGAGGTGAGCGAGCTGAACGCGAAACGGTTGAAAAAGCAATATCGCGAATTGGGGCTCGAACAGTTTCAGAACGAGCACATCCGCAAGGCGTTTCAGCTTGCCGTCTTAAAAGGGATGCGCCAGCACGTCCAGCCGAACCACCAAATGACGCCGGATGCGGTCAGTGTGTTTTTGGCCTACCTCGTCCGGCAGTTCACGCGCCCGCATTTGGCGCTAACGATTCTGGACCCGGCCGTCGGCACGGCCAATTTGCTTACAGCCGTGTTAAACGGGCTCGGCGGCCGGCAGGCGAAAAGCTACGGCGCCGACGTTGACGATCTGCTCGTCAAACTCGCGTATGTCAACGCCAACTTGCAGCAGCACCCGGTGCAGCTGTTTAACCAGGACAGCCTGCGCCCTTTGTTCGTCGAACCGGCCGATGTCGTTGTCTGCGATTTGCCGGTCGGCTACTACCCGGATGACGCCAATGCCAGCCGCTTTGCGTTAAAAGCGAAAGAAGGGCGGTCGTATGCGCATCATTTGTTGATCGAGCAAAGCTTGCGCTATACAAAAGACGGCGGCTATTTGTTTTTCCTCATTCCGAACACGCTGTTTTCCAGCCCTCAGGCGGAACAGCTGAATGAATTTTTAAAAGAAACCGCCATCGTCCAAGGCTTGTTGCAGTTGCCGCTGTCCATGTTTAAACACGAGCAGGCGGCGAAAAGCATATTCATTTTGCAAAAGAAAGGCCCGATGGCGAAAGCGCCGAAACAAGTGCTGCTCGCCGAACTGCCGCGCTTTTCCAACAAGACGGCCATGCAGGCGATGATGGCGAAAATCGATGCCTGGATCGCCGGCGAAAAAGGGCGCTGA
- the tpx gene encoding Probable thiol peroxidase translates to MAQVTFKGNPVTLVGNEVKVGDKAPDFTVLNQNLQEVTLADTKGHVRLISVVPSLDTGVCDAQTRRFNEEAAKLDNVKVLTISVDLPFAQKRWCGAAGIENVEVLSDHRDVSFGQAYGVLIKELRLLARAVFVIDSNDTVTYVEYVPEVTNHPNYEAAIEAAKAAK, encoded by the coding sequence ATGGCTCAAGTGACGTTTAAAGGCAATCCGGTCACGCTCGTCGGCAACGAAGTGAAAGTCGGCGACAAAGCGCCGGACTTCACCGTGTTGAACCAAAATTTGCAGGAAGTGACGCTCGCCGATACGAAGGGGCATGTCCGCCTCATCAGCGTCGTGCCGTCGCTTGACACCGGCGTTTGTGACGCGCAGACGCGCCGGTTTAACGAGGAAGCGGCGAAGCTTGACAACGTGAAAGTGTTGACGATCAGCGTCGATTTGCCGTTTGCGCAAAAACGGTGGTGCGGCGCCGCCGGCATCGAAAACGTTGAAGTGTTGTCCGACCATCGCGACGTCTCATTTGGACAAGCGTACGGCGTCCTGATCAAAGAACTTCGCCTGCTTGCCCGCGCCGTGTTTGTCATCGATAGCAACGACACGGTTACATACGTCGAATACGTGCCGGAAGTGACGAACCATCCGAACTACGAAGCGGCGATTGAAGCGGCGAAAGCGGCGAAATAA
- the ytfJ gene encoding Uncharacterized spore protein ytfJ gives MTNHPIQGLMTTAMENLKQMIDVNTIIGDPVETPDGSVILTVSKVGFGFAAGGSEFMLDGQTNGQGAQTNGQNGQQQGNGHPFGGGSGGGVSITPIAFLVVNSSGVKLLHLDESTHLYEKILDVAPQAIEKIQAMLKKNKKEGSSSTANDFDI, from the coding sequence ATGACGAACCATCCGATCCAAGGGCTTATGACAACCGCGATGGAAAATTTAAAACAAATGATCGACGTCAACACGATTATCGGCGATCCGGTCGAGACGCCGGATGGCAGCGTCATTTTAACGGTGTCGAAGGTCGGGTTCGGGTTTGCGGCCGGCGGCAGCGAATTTATGCTTGACGGCCAGACAAACGGCCAAGGGGCGCAAACGAACGGGCAAAACGGGCAGCAACAGGGGAACGGGCACCCGTTTGGCGGCGGCAGCGGCGGCGGCGTGTCGATCACCCCGATCGCGTTTCTCGTCGTCAACTCATCGGGTGTCAAACTTCTCCATCTGGATGAAAGCACGCATTTATACGAAAAAATTCTCGATGTCGCCCCACAAGCCATCGAAAAAATCCAGGCGATGTTGAAGAAAAACAAAAAAGAGGGCTCGTCTTCCACCGCGAACGATTTTGACATTTAG
- a CDS encoding Protein of uncharacterised function (DUF2953), protein MKVVIIVAIAVMVLFLLAAFMKLSVTVVFRHRQDDDEYKIVVRTLFGLIRYTIHIPLIKLETESEAPGVAFIHKKGMGETRGKEEKKGKWTPKKIADFFREAKQFLEYVIDFHEIMKQFCRHVTITKWEWKTNIGTGDAASTGLLVGLGWSLKYAIIGAASRYMNMKTTPVIAIVPVYDRAVSETSFLCMFHFRIGHAMVAGLRVIKHWRRRRPPKRSLSAARQANEGY, encoded by the coding sequence TTGAAAGTCGTAATCATAGTCGCCATAGCCGTTATGGTGTTGTTCCTTCTTGCCGCCTTCATGAAACTTTCCGTGACGGTTGTGTTTCGCCATCGGCAGGACGATGATGAATACAAAATTGTGGTGCGCACGCTGTTTGGCCTCATCCGCTACACGATTCACATTCCGCTCATCAAGCTGGAAACCGAATCGGAAGCGCCCGGGGTGGCGTTCATCCACAAAAAAGGGATGGGGGAGACGCGCGGCAAGGAAGAAAAGAAAGGAAAATGGACGCCGAAAAAAATCGCCGACTTTTTTCGCGAAGCAAAACAGTTTTTGGAGTACGTCATCGATTTTCATGAAATTATGAAACAATTTTGTCGCCATGTGACGATTACCAAATGGGAATGGAAGACAAACATCGGAACGGGTGATGCGGCATCGACCGGGCTGCTCGTCGGGCTTGGCTGGTCGTTGAAATACGCTATTATCGGAGCGGCGAGCCGGTACATGAACATGAAAACGACCCCGGTGATTGCGATCGTTCCCGTGTACGACCGAGCCGTCTCGGAAACGTCGTTTTTATGTATGTTTCATTTCCGAATCGGGCATGCTATGGTAGCAGGATTGCGCGTCATCAAACATTGGCGCAGGCGGCGTCCGCCAAAGCGCAGCCTTTCCGCTGCGCGACAGGCAAATGAAGGCTATTAG
- a CDS encoding RDD family: protein MEDTQSMALPASIRDAADPAPRYGGFWLRFWAYCLDVIVVSSLNRLVVWPLFRLFDWPLERDGLFAPASVAAAVVFYAYFVLMTKAFGQTLGKMVFGLKVVDEQGGPLTWLTVLFREVIGKFISKTLLFVGFLFVAFSEKKKGMHDQFADTIVIRE from the coding sequence ATGGAGGACACACAATCGATGGCGCTGCCGGCGTCCATCCGTGATGCGGCGGACCCCGCTCCCCGCTACGGCGGGTTTTGGCTTCGCTTTTGGGCGTATTGCCTTGATGTCATTGTTGTCTCGAGCCTCAACCGGCTTGTCGTTTGGCCGCTTTTCCGCCTATTCGATTGGCCGCTTGAGCGGGACGGGTTGTTTGCGCCGGCCTCGGTGGCGGCGGCGGTCGTTTTTTACGCCTACTTTGTGCTGATGACGAAAGCGTTCGGGCAGACACTCGGCAAGATGGTGTTCGGTTTAAAAGTCGTCGACGAACAAGGAGGGCCGCTCACCTGGCTGACCGTGTTGTTTCGCGAAGTCATCGGCAAATTCATCAGCAAAACATTGCTGTTTGTCGGCTTTTTGTTTGTCGCCTTTTCGGAAAAGAAAAAAGGAATGCACGACCAGTTTGCCGATACGATCGTCATCCGCGAGTAG
- the sppA gene encoding Protease 4 — MNRKRWTALAIAAALFVISVLVQAVGVLLSDKAGGWSERWLALMESPFSEEVIAAGDPLKKIAVLEVNGVIQDAGEAESFLSSSQYNHQTFLQMIKQAKEDRDVKAIILRINSPGGGVAESAEIYDQLMKLKKKTNKPIYVSMGTMAASGGYYIAAAGDKIFASPETITGSIGVIMQSVNYEGLAKKYGVELVTIKSGPYKDLMNPARKMTEAEREILQRLINDSYDAFVDVVAKGRKLPEDTVRKLADGRIYDGRQAKALHLVDEFGYLDDAIAALKKEHHLTGAQVVKYVNDAPWSSLFEMVSNQIKPDSEAAGLIRLLSRPSSPRLMYLYAE; from the coding sequence ATGAATCGAAAACGATGGACGGCGTTGGCCATCGCCGCCGCCTTGTTTGTGATCTCCGTGCTTGTTCAGGCGGTTGGCGTTCTTTTGTCCGACAAGGCGGGCGGCTGGTCGGAAAGGTGGCTGGCGCTCATGGAGTCGCCATTTAGCGAAGAAGTCATCGCCGCGGGCGACCCGTTGAAAAAAATCGCAGTGTTGGAAGTGAACGGAGTGATTCAAGATGCGGGGGAAGCGGAGTCGTTTCTTTCTTCATCACAGTACAATCACCAAACGTTTTTGCAAATGATCAAACAGGCGAAGGAAGATCGAGACGTCAAAGCGATCATCTTGCGCATTAATTCGCCGGGCGGCGGTGTCGCGGAAAGCGCGGAAATTTACGATCAGCTGATGAAGCTGAAAAAGAAGACGAACAAGCCGATTTATGTATCGATGGGGACCATGGCCGCCTCGGGCGGTTACTATATCGCGGCGGCCGGCGATAAAATTTTCGCCAGCCCGGAGACGATCACCGGCTCCATCGGCGTCATCATGCAAAGCGTCAACTATGAAGGGCTGGCAAAGAAGTACGGCGTCGAGCTTGTCACGATCAAAAGCGGGCCGTACAAAGACCTCATGAATCCGGCGCGCAAAATGACCGAGGCGGAGCGGGAGATTTTGCAGCGGCTGATCAATGATTCGTATGATGCGTTTGTTGATGTGGTAGCCAAAGGGAGAAAGCTGCCGGAAGATACGGTGCGCAAGCTGGCGGACGGCCGCATTTATGACGGGCGACAGGCGAAGGCGCTCCACCTTGTCGACGAGTTCGGCTACTTGGATGACGCGATCGCTGCGCTCAAAAAAGAGCATCATTTAACCGGCGCTCAAGTGGTAAAATACGTGAACGATGCGCCGTGGAGCTCTCTCTTTGAGATGGTGTCGAACCAGATAAAGCCGGACAGCGAGGCGGCCGGGCTCATCCGCCTGTTGTCGCGCCCATCCTCGCCGCGGCTTATGTACTTGTACGCCGAATAG
- the ppnK_1 gene encoding Probable inorganic polyphosphate/ATP-NAD kinase — MDMERNRLYFFYKRDDKLSERVKPLMELAERGPFVVVDDYREANIIVSIGDDGAFLQAVRQTGFLPDRLYVGVSVLPARGFYCDFHIDDIDHMVEAAKNWKLEVRRYPIIEVTIDGAASFFCLNECSIRSQIIKTMAIDVFIDDLHFETFRGDGIIVSTPTGSTGYNKSVHGAVIDPLLPCFQVSELASLNSNRYRTLGSPFILSGTRTLTLKMSEETSHFPIIGLDNEALSIQHIERIDIRLSDRVVKTVRLKDNSFWEKVKRVFL, encoded by the coding sequence ATGGATATGGAACGCAACCGTCTTTATTTTTTTTATAAGCGCGACGACAAGCTCAGCGAACGGGTGAAGCCGCTCATGGAGCTGGCAGAGCGCGGGCCGTTTGTCGTCGTCGACGACTACCGGGAGGCAAACATCATCGTCAGCATCGGGGATGACGGCGCGTTTTTGCAGGCAGTGCGGCAGACGGGATTTCTTCCCGACCGTTTGTACGTCGGCGTGTCCGTCTTGCCGGCGCGCGGGTTTTACTGCGATTTCCATATTGACGACATTGATCATATGGTGGAAGCGGCGAAAAATTGGAAACTCGAAGTGCGGCGCTATCCCATTATCGAAGTGACGATCGACGGCGCGGCTTCGTTTTTCTGCTTAAATGAATGTTCGATCCGCTCGCAAATCATCAAGACGATGGCGATCGACGTTTTCATCGACGACTTGCATTTCGAAACGTTCCGCGGCGACGGCATTATCGTATCGACGCCGACCGGCAGCACCGGCTACAATAAATCGGTGCACGGAGCGGTCATCGATCCGCTCCTGCCGTGCTTTCAGGTGAGCGAGCTCGCCTCGCTCAACAGCAACCGCTACCGGACGCTCGGCTCGCCGTTCATTTTGAGCGGCACGCGGACGTTGACGCTGAAAATGTCAGAAGAAACGAGCCATTTTCCGATCATCGGCCTGGACAATGAAGCGCTCAGCATCCAACATATTGAGCGGATTGACATTCGTTTAAGCGACCGGGTGGTCAAAACGGTGCGCTTAAAAGATAATTCGTTTTGGGAGAAAGTGAAGCGCGTCTTTTTATAA
- the bclA gene encoding Benzoate--CoA ligase, whose translation MQFRGDYYITGDKARKDEDGYFWFEGRGDDIIISAGYTIGPFEVEDALVKHPAVKECAVVASPDEVRGHVVKAFVVLREGVDQNDPSLIPALQEHVKQLTAPYKYPRKIEFVNDLPKTASGKIRRVELREREARLAGRSS comes from the coding sequence ATGCAATTCCGCGGCGACTACTATATCACCGGAGACAAGGCGCGAAAAGACGAGGACGGCTATTTTTGGTTTGAGGGGCGCGGCGATGACATCATCATCAGCGCCGGCTATACGATCGGCCCGTTTGAAGTCGAGGACGCGCTTGTCAAACACCCAGCCGTCAAAGAGTGCGCCGTTGTCGCCAGCCCGGATGAAGTGCGCGGCCATGTCGTCAAGGCGTTCGTCGTCTTGCGCGAGGGGGTCGACCAAAACGATCCGTCTCTCATTCCAGCGCTGCAAGAACATGTCAAACAGTTGACAGCGCCGTACAAATACCCGCGCAAAATTGAGTTTGTCAATGACTTGCCGAAAACGGCGTCCGGCAAAATCCGCCGCGTCGAGCTGCGCGAGCGGGAAGCGCGCCTCGCCGGCCGGTCGTCGTAA